The segment GTGCTTTATATAAAGCATTACAGGCTTATATTGCGGTGTTAGATTCTTACACACTTGCGGATGTCATCACAACAAAAGATGCGTTAGCCGAATTATTTGGCATAACGAGAAACTAGTAAACGAATAATAGTTTACTAGTTTTTTTATTGAAAAAGAAATGAGATACTTCTTATTAAAATAGTGTGTAGGTACATCGACTGGAAATGTTATTGTTAAATCATGACTATTTGCTAAAAAAATGAAGGATTTCTATATTTAAATAGAAATTTACTCTGTTAACATAAAGTGAAGTTCGATAAAATAGAAGTAATGGAAAAAGGTGGTGAAAACATGAAGAAAGCAATCTTTATTACAGGGGCGACGAGTGGAATTGGGTTAGAAATGACAAAGCAATTGATTGCACAAGGGCATACGGTTTATGCAACAGGTCGAAATCAGAGTGCATTAAACTCATTGGAGCATTTAGGTGCGGTCGCTATTCAGGCAGACCTACGCAATTCGGTTGATATTGACCGTATCGTTAACTTACTACCTGCGATTGACGTGGCCATTTTAAATGCCGGTTTAGGCTATTTTGCGAACGCTTTTGATTTGCGAGATGAAGAAGTTGATCAAATGCTGGAACTCAACGTAAAGGCGCCGATTTATTTAGCGAAGCGTTTAGCACCTCGAATGATAGAGCGAAAAAGTGGTCATTTTATTTTCGTCGGTTCACAGGCGGGAAAAGTGGCAACAAAAAAAGCGAGTGTTTATGCAGCGAGTAAGCATGCAATTACGGGGTTCGTCAATGGGTTACGCTTGGAGCTTGCTGAATACAAGATTGTAGTTACTGGTATCTACCCTGGACCAATTGATACCCCATTTTTACAAAAAGCGGATGCGACCAATGCTTATCGCGATGCTATTAGTAAATTTTTGATCCAGCCAAGTAAAGTAGCAAATGAAGTTGTCAAAGCAATCGAAACGAGGCCGCGAGAAGTAAATTTACCGCGCATCCTCGGAGTCACGAGTAAAATGTATGCAGTAGCCCCAAAAGTGGTGGAGTTTTTAGGTAGTGGTTTTTTTAATAAAAAATAATAACAAGTACATTATTTTTAAAATCAAATCATTAAAAGATGCATAGTATACATAATGCAGTAAATCAGTTATTTGTAACGACCCTTGTAATCAACTATTACAAGTTTACGAATGTTGGAATTTAGGGAATAAGGAAAACGTATAGAACGTATAAATTGAATGAGAGAAGGTAAATGAAGAAATGAAAAAAAGCGTTATGATTGGAATTATTGTGGCAGTGCTTGCACTTGGTGGAGGGGCAACAGCCTTTTTCATGTTTAACAAATCGGCAAAGCAGCAATATTTCCTTGCAGAAACAAAAACGATGGAAAAATCAATTGAGCTTTTCCAACAGAAGTATGCCAATGAATTTGCATGGTATGATAAATCGAAAAATGATATGACGGAATATGTGATGGAATTATCGGCAAATCCAGGTGAAGATATATTCGGTATTTTAGATCCACAAATGGTTGATATTATTGAAAACTCTTCAATAAAAATGACGACGCAATCGGATATGAAAAAAGGTGAAATCCTGGCAAAGCTCGATGCGAATGTGATGGATATTGAATTTAACGATTTTATTATGTATTTTACTACTGAAAAATTACTCGTTTCAGTTCCATTTTTAAAAGATACAATTCAATTGAATGACAAAGATTTTGGAAATGTAATGCGTATGATCGATCCAAGCTATGAGGGTCAAGAAACAATAGGGCTGGATCAAATGGTGGGGCAAAACCCTGTATATTCAGACGAAGTGTCAGAGCATTTGAAAAAGGAATATTTGATGTATTTCTATAATGAACTTCCTGAAGATGCCTTCACAATTGGGAGTAACGAAGAAGTAACAGTTGGCGATAAAAAGCTAACGGGTGAAAAGGTTACAATGAAATTAACAGAGCAACAAGTGAAAGATCTATTTGTGAAAGTGTTAGAAAAAGCGAAAAAAGATGATAAGTTAGATGATTTAATAAAAACAATGTATGAGCAAAGTTCTGGTATGGCTGTATCGACACTTGATATCGATTTCTCAAAAGAGATGGATACAATGTTTGAAGATATGATTCAAGGAATTAAAGATGCAAGCATGCCAAATGGTTTAACTTCAGAAATATGGCATCAAAAAGATTTAATTGTTCAACGTCATTTTGAAATGTCATTTGGAGAAGATAAAGTTGTCATTGATGGCAAACAGTCAATAGAAGATGCACAACAAATTTTTGAATATGCACTTGGTGATGGAACGGATAAAGTGACTGTTACAGGTGATTTAACTTGGAAAGACCAAAAAGCATTAGATACCGTTACTGTGAAAGTGGACGGAGAAGCTGGAGTCCTACAATACGACGGGGATGAATCATTAAAAGGGGATACGCGTACTTTTACAAGAACGATTACATTTGATGATGACTATTCAAACTTCGCGATGGATTGGTCAGGAGAAGCAAAGCATGAAAAGGATCAAATGAAGGTGGATCATCAGTTTGTCATTGCAATGGATGACAGCGATTTACTTGATCTCAATGTAAACCAAACGGCAAAAGTCATTAAAGAAGTGAAATTTGATGCGGGCGAAAACGTAATCAACATTGGTGAAATGGACCAAGAAGCATTCGATAAGTATTTTAATGAAACTTTATACGAACAGGCAGAAAATTGGATGGCGATTAAGTTCCTTGAATTTGAAAATCTGTTCTAATCAATTACGCCTCGGCGTAATTGCGTCCAGATTTTTTCGAGCTTGCTCGAAAAACTTCTCTTAAAAAATCTGTGACATCCGCTGGGGCTTGGGCCAACACGATGTTGGTCACTTAGGCGTTGCCACACGATGTGGCGTTCTTAGCCTAAGTTCCTTTATTCAGCTGGGGTTGTACCCCACTTAATAAATTTGCATATTCGGCATTCATCCTCCACTTATTGAAGTAGTGGACGTCCGCTGAATTAAGTTAAAGAAATCAGGTGATGAAGATGAAAAACTTTGTATTTTTCACACATCAATACTTGAAACAAATGAAGAAGAAGTGGTGGAAACTGCTTCTTCTTTTCGTGTTTCCATTGATGATAATTGCACTTTCCATCCTAGCAATAACACCGTTCTTATTGCAAAATGAACAGCAGAAAATATCGATTGCCATTGTCAATGAAGATTCTGCGAGTGAAAGTCAGCTTTTAACACAATTGATTGTGACAATTTTGAAAGAAAATACATATGTACAGGCAGAGCTTCTCTCAATGGAAGAAGCCGAAATGCGGATAAAACAAAATGACAGTACGGCTGCGATTATTTTTCCAAGTAATTTTGCTACGGATTTATATGAAGGCACTTCCGTAAAACTTTACGTGCTCGGCAACCCCGAAGAAAAAACGCAAAGTATGGTCGTCAATGAACTTGTAGAAACGATTGCTCGCTATATTGCATCTGCACAGGCAAATATTTTGACGGTGTATCATTATGCGAAAGATACATCGATTTCACCCGAAGAGCTAGAAAATTTGAAGCTTGAGCTCTTAATGGATTTTACATTTTATACAATGGGGAAAAGCAAGATTTTACGTGAATATGAATGGGTTTTGCAGCCATTTGAAAATCCAATGCATTACTTCTCTTTTGCTATTTTATTTTGTTTAACAATCATTTGGTCGATTTTACTGTTTGTATTTCTATCGAAGCAAACATCGAAAAGCTTACAAGTACGCTTAAAATTGGCCGGTGTTGCATTTTGGCAGGAGCATGTTGCGCGGATTTTCACGACGTTTATGACTGTGTTTCTCCTTTCGAATGTCTTTTTCGTTATCGGACTTGCGCAATTGGAGGCCCATTATTTTGCGCTAGATTATATGAGGATTTTCCTATTTGTCAGCTTGCTTATCCTGCTAACAATCGTTTTATGTGCCATTTTCGATGTTATTTTCCATTCGGGTAAAATAAAACTACTCATTTCGTTACTTTTATGCGTGTTTCTTATAGCTGTCAGTGGGGCAATTTTCCCGACAATCTATTTCCCTTATAGTATGCAGCAACTGTTCCCGTATTTTTATCCATTTGATATTTGGAAATGGTTGACGGATCTTATTTTTGAAGAGCGTAATTATGCATCTTATACAAAAAGTGGATTGCTGCTCCTGTTAGCATTCGCTTTGTATAGTAGCATTATTTATATAAAAGGGAGGTTGGCACGTTGAAAACATTCCTTTTTACAAGAATGCTCCTGTTGAAAAGGCATTCGCTTTCTATTTTACTATGGCTATTCATGCCACTCATTTTAACGGTTGTGATTGTACACTGGGGGAATGCCGCTGCCCAGGATGCACAAATACCAATCGCTATTGTGGATGAAGATAATAGTGAGCTATCCCAAGCATTCATTCAGGAATTACAGCAAATCGATCTTTTAACAATTCAGTTGATGAGCAAGCAAAAAGCGCTCTATGCATTAGAGAAAAATCAGCTAGATAGCGTATTTATTATAAAGCGCAATTTTGAAAAACAATTGCGCAATAATAAACGAGATCAGTTGATTGAGGCATATTCGACGAATCGTTCGTATTTTTATTTTGCGGTCAAAGAAAATATTAGTTCTCTTGCACAGCGCAAGGCGATACAAGCAAAAGCGGCACATGAAGTGAAGAGCTTATTAAAAAAATATGACAGTGCTATTCACTGGTCATTCGATGAAATCGTGGCACAAGGACAAAAACGCGAGGAACGCTATGAATTATTGACAGTGGAATTTTCCTATTTTAATGAAAATGAATCTTCTACCCCTACCGAAAAAACCAATTTACTGGCTTCGTGGGGCATTTGGGCATTTTTTACGCTCATTTCAACCTTTTATTTATTCGATTGGGTTATTAAAGAATCGAATCACCCAGTTGTTGTGCGCTGGTTGCAATGTAAAGTTTCGTACACCGCCTATTTTTTCAGTACATTAGGGATTTATTTATTCGTTATGCTCCTTGTTGATTTTTTGACGTATCGAATAATTGAAACGCAATTTTTATGGTCGCAAGTTTTAGCTATTGGCGTTTTTCGATTGTGTTGTGCTGCACTCGCTCTATTCGTTGCTGTTCATATGAAAATAACGACGAGCTATTACTTTATTACACTAATCTTTTCATTATTGCTCGCACTAATTGGAGGCTCATTTATCCCAATGGAAAGACTTTTTGCGAAATGGCCTTTAATGAGTGAACTGAGTCCCATTTATGCATTATTACAATGGGATATATCTCTTGTTTGGACTGTTTTTATCGTATTAATATGCATGTATGTGTATCGAAAGGAGTCGAGCCGATTTGCTTGAAGTGAAAAACATATCAAAAAAATACCGCAATCATGAAATTTTGCAAAATGTTTCGATGAATATTACCCGTGGTGAAGTGGTCGGGCTTGTTGGACAAAATGGCGTAGGGAAATCGACCTTTTTGCAAATTGTTGCAACGGCGATGAGTGCCAATTCAGGTGATTTGCTGCTAGACGGCCTTTCTTATAATGGCAATTTAAAAGCGATACGCCGCCAAATTGGCTATGTTCCTCAAGAGGTTGCATTGTGGGATCAATTAACCGTTCGAGAAAATATGCTGTTCTTTTCAAAGTTAAGTTGGAGGAAATTATCTGAAGAACAATGTCGCGCAATTTGTGTAAATATGCAATTACATGAATGGGATAAGCAAGTTAGTAAGCTATCAGGCGGCATGAAACGCAAGCTTAATATCGCATTAAGCCTTATTGATGATCCGCAGCTTCTATTATTAGATGAGCCGACAGTTGGCATTGATTTAAAATCAAAAACAGAAATTGCTCGCTTCCTCACGCAGCAAGCAAAAGAACAGCAAAAAATGATTCTTTACACGTCTCATGATATGGAAGAAATTACGACATACTGTGACCGCGTTTATATAATAGGAGAGGACCCATTTTATTATGACTATTTACAGGGAAAAGGAATTGCTATCGAAAAAATGTGAAATATCTTCATCCTCTGTGACAAAACGTATTTAGCATGAATAAACGGATTTAACGAGTATTCTGAAAACCGCTTAGAATGATTGTTTTCAGATATAGCGAAAGAGTTAAAAAATTTATATAAATACAGTTGCGTTTATTTTTATTCCATGTTATTATTCGTGTATAAACAATTAATAGAATGTATAAACATACATAAAGGTGGAGGCAATTAACATGGCAAATAAAAAAGTAGTTTTAGCATATTCAGGTGGTCTTGATACATCAGTAGCAATTCCGTGGTTAACAGAACAAGGTTGGGACGTTATCGCGGTATGTCTAGACGTTGGTGAAGGGAAAGACCTAGAATTCATTAAAAACAAAGCGCTTCAAGTAGGTGCTGTTGAATCATATATGGTAGACGCAAAAGATGAATTTGCAGAAGATTACGCATTAATTTCTTTACAAGGTCACACATGGTACGAGCAAAAATATCCATTAGTATCGGCTTTATCTCGTCCATTAATTTCAAAAAAATTAGTTGAAATTGCGACGGAAGTAAATGCAGATGCAGTCGCACATGGTTGTACGGGTAAAGGGAATGACCAAGTTCGTTTTGAAGTGTCAATTAAAGCATTAAACCCAGACTTAGAAGTTTTAGCACCTGTACGTGAGTGGGGCTGGAGCCGTGATGAAGAAATCGAATATGCACAAAAGCATGGTGTTCCGATTCCTGCAACGCTTGACTCACCATTC is part of the Solibacillus sp. FSL K6-1523 genome and harbors:
- a CDS encoding ABC transporter permease: MKTFLFTRMLLLKRHSLSILLWLFMPLILTVVIVHWGNAAAQDAQIPIAIVDEDNSELSQAFIQELQQIDLLTIQLMSKQKALYALEKNQLDSVFIIKRNFEKQLRNNKRDQLIEAYSTNRSYFYFAVKENISSLAQRKAIQAKAAHEVKSLLKKYDSAIHWSFDEIVAQGQKREERYELLTVEFSYFNENESSTPTEKTNLLASWGIWAFFTLISTFYLFDWVIKESNHPVVVRWLQCKVSYTAYFFSTLGIYLFVMLLVDFLTYRIIETQFLWSQVLAIGVFRLCCAALALFVAVHMKITTSYYFITLIFSLLLALIGGSFIPMERLFAKWPLMSELSPIYALLQWDISLVWTVFIVLICMYVYRKESSRFA
- a CDS encoding ABC transporter ATP-binding protein, translated to MKNISKKYRNHEILQNVSMNITRGEVVGLVGQNGVGKSTFLQIVATAMSANSGDLLLDGLSYNGNLKAIRRQIGYVPQEVALWDQLTVRENMLFFSKLSWRKLSEEQCRAICVNMQLHEWDKQVSKLSGGMKRKLNIALSLIDDPQLLLLDEPTVGIDLKSKTEIARFLTQQAKEQQKMILYTSHDMEEITTYCDRVYIIGEDPFYYDYLQGKGIAIEKM
- a CDS encoding SDR family NAD(P)-dependent oxidoreductase; this encodes MKKAIFITGATSGIGLEMTKQLIAQGHTVYATGRNQSALNSLEHLGAVAIQADLRNSVDIDRIVNLLPAIDVAILNAGLGYFANAFDLRDEEVDQMLELNVKAPIYLAKRLAPRMIERKSGHFIFVGSQAGKVATKKASVYAASKHAITGFVNGLRLELAEYKIVVTGIYPGPIDTPFLQKADATNAYRDAISKFLIQPSKVANEVVKAIETRPREVNLPRILGVTSKMYAVAPKVVEFLGSGFFNKK
- a CDS encoding ABC transporter permease, with product MKNFVFFTHQYLKQMKKKWWKLLLLFVFPLMIIALSILAITPFLLQNEQQKISIAIVNEDSASESQLLTQLIVTILKENTYVQAELLSMEEAEMRIKQNDSTAAIIFPSNFATDLYEGTSVKLYVLGNPEEKTQSMVVNELVETIARYIASAQANILTVYHYAKDTSISPEELENLKLELLMDFTFYTMGKSKILREYEWVLQPFENPMHYFSFAILFCLTIIWSILLFVFLSKQTSKSLQVRLKLAGVAFWQEHVARIFTTFMTVFLLSNVFFVIGLAQLEAHYFALDYMRIFLFVSLLILLTIVLCAIFDVIFHSGKIKLLISLLLCVFLIAVSGAIFPTIYFPYSMQQLFPYFYPFDIWKWLTDLIFEERNYASYTKSGLLLLLAFALYSSIIYIKGRLAR
- a CDS encoding DUF6583 family protein — encoded protein: MKKSVMIGIIVAVLALGGGATAFFMFNKSAKQQYFLAETKTMEKSIELFQQKYANEFAWYDKSKNDMTEYVMELSANPGEDIFGILDPQMVDIIENSSIKMTTQSDMKKGEILAKLDANVMDIEFNDFIMYFTTEKLLVSVPFLKDTIQLNDKDFGNVMRMIDPSYEGQETIGLDQMVGQNPVYSDEVSEHLKKEYLMYFYNELPEDAFTIGSNEEVTVGDKKLTGEKVTMKLTEQQVKDLFVKVLEKAKKDDKLDDLIKTMYEQSSGMAVSTLDIDFSKEMDTMFEDMIQGIKDASMPNGLTSEIWHQKDLIVQRHFEMSFGEDKVVIDGKQSIEDAQQIFEYALGDGTDKVTVTGDLTWKDQKALDTVTVKVDGEAGVLQYDGDESLKGDTRTFTRTITFDDDYSNFAMDWSGEAKHEKDQMKVDHQFVIAMDDSDLLDLNVNQTAKVIKEVKFDAGENVINIGEMDQEAFDKYFNETLYEQAENWMAIKFLEFENLF